The proteins below come from a single Cervus canadensis isolate Bull #8, Minnesota chromosome 2, ASM1932006v1, whole genome shotgun sequence genomic window:
- the BTBD19 gene encoding BTB/POZ domain-containing protein 19 isoform X4 translates to MGRLRLSPQHSGASSTTPYTGARGVDSGCGVWAGGTSRGGFTGSRLVSPASYGCGSHPASHTNLERNVHQYREKYGYLSQLCLEFVGKALDVELVCEALQVAVTFGLEQLQERCVAFIEAHSQETLRTRGFLELSAPALLPLLRSDKLCVDEAELVLAARSWARVGAAVLERPVAEVAAPVVGELRLALLAPAELSALEEQNRREPLIPVEQIVEAWKCHALRRGDAARGTPCRRRRGTLPREHHRFLDLPFKGPVP, encoded by the exons ATGGGGAGGCTGCGCCTTTCTCCACAGCACTCCGGAGCCTCGTCAACAACCCCTTATACAG GTGCTCGAGGTGTTGACAGCGGCTGTGGAGTATGGGCTGGAGGAACTTCGAGAGGTGGGTTCACGGGTAGCCGTCTAGTTTCCCCTGCCTCTTATGGGTGTGGTTCACACCCTGCCTCACACACTAACCTGGAGAGGAATGTGCACCAATACAGAGAGAAGTATGGGTATCT TTCTCAGCTGTGCCTGGAGTTTGTGGGGAAGGCGCTGGATGTGGAGCTGGTTTGCGAGGCCCTGCAG GTTGCTGTAACCTTTGGCCTGGAACAGCTGCAGGAGCGTTGTGTAGCTTTCATTGAGGCCCACAGCCAG GAGACCCTCCGGACCCGTGGTTTCCTGGAGCTGTCCGCGCCCGCGTTGCTGCCCCTGCTGCGTAGCGACAAGCTCTGTGTGGACGAGGCCGAGCTGGTCCTGGCGGCCCGGAGTTGGGCGCGCGTGGgcgcg GCGGTGCTAGAGCGGCCTGTGGCTGAGGTGGCGGCCCCGGTGGTGGGGGAGCTGAGACTGGCCTTGCTGGCTCCGGCAGAGCTGAGCGCCCTGGAAGAACAGAACCGGCGGGAGCCGCTCATCCCG GTGGAACAGATCGTGGAGGCGTGGAAGTGTCACGCTCTGCGGAGAGGGGATGCGGCCCGGGGCACCCCGTGCCGCCGCCGGAGGGGCACCCTGCCCCGGGAGCATCATCGCTTTTTGGATCTGCCCTTTAAGGGACCAGTGCCATGA
- the BTBD19 gene encoding BTB/POZ domain-containing protein 19 isoform X3, translating into METPGLVVYGEAAPFSTALRSLVNNPLYSDVRFVVGQERQEVFAHRCLLACRCNFFQRLLSSEPGPGVPSPVVLSTVPAEAFLAVLEFLYTNSAKLQRHSVLEVLTAAVEYGLEELRELCLEFVGKALDVELVCEALQVAVTFGLEQLQERCVAFIEAHSQETLRTRGFLELSAPALLPLLRSDKLCVDEAELVLAARSWARVGAVEQIVEAWKCHALRRGDAARGTPCRRRRGTLPREHHRFLDLPFKGPVP; encoded by the exons ATGGAGACCCCAGGACTGGTTGTGTATGGGGAGGCTGCGCCTTTCTCCACAGCACTCCGGAGCCTCGTCAACAACCCCTTATACAG TGATGTTCGCTTTGTGGTCGGTCAAGAACGGCAGGAGGTGTTTGCCCACCGGTGCTTGCTGGCATGTAGATGCAACTTCTTCCAGCGACTTCTGAGCTCAGAGCCAGGCCCTGGGGTGCCTAGCCCTGTGGTGCTGAGTACCGTGCCAGCTGAGGCCTTCCTGGCAGTGCTGGAGTTTCTGTATACCAACAGTGCCAAGCTGCAACGCCACTCT GTGCTCGAGGTGTTGACAGCGGCTGTGGAGTATGGGCTGGAGGAACTTCGAGAG CTGTGCCTGGAGTTTGTGGGGAAGGCGCTGGATGTGGAGCTGGTTTGCGAGGCCCTGCAG GTTGCTGTAACCTTTGGCCTGGAACAGCTGCAGGAGCGTTGTGTAGCTTTCATTGAGGCCCACAGCCAG GAGACCCTCCGGACCCGTGGTTTCCTGGAGCTGTCCGCGCCCGCGTTGCTGCCCCTGCTGCGTAGCGACAAGCTCTGTGTGGACGAGGCCGAGCTGGTCCTGGCGGCCCGGAGTTGGGCGCGCGTGGgcgcg GTGGAACAGATCGTGGAGGCGTGGAAGTGTCACGCTCTGCGGAGAGGGGATGCGGCCCGGGGCACCCCGTGCCGCCGCCGGAGGGGCACCCTGCCCCGGGAGCATCATCGCTTTTTGGATCTGCCCTTTAAGGGACCAGTGCCATGA
- the BTBD19 gene encoding BTB/POZ domain-containing protein 19 isoform X2, with amino-acid sequence METPGLVVYGEAAPFSTALRSLVNNPLYSDVRFVVGQERQEVFAHRCLLACRCNFFQRLLSSEPGPGVPSPVVLSTVPAEAFLAVLEFLYTNSAKLQRHSLCLEFVGKALDVELVCEALQVAVTFGLEQLQERCVAFIEAHSQETLRTRGFLELSAPALLPLLRSDKLCVDEAELVLAARSWARVGAAVLERPVAEVAAPVVGELRLALLAPAELSALEEQNRREPLIPVEQIVEAWKCHALRRGDAARGTPCRRRRGTLPREHHRFLDLPFKGPVP; translated from the exons ATGGAGACCCCAGGACTGGTTGTGTATGGGGAGGCTGCGCCTTTCTCCACAGCACTCCGGAGCCTCGTCAACAACCCCTTATACAG TGATGTTCGCTTTGTGGTCGGTCAAGAACGGCAGGAGGTGTTTGCCCACCGGTGCTTGCTGGCATGTAGATGCAACTTCTTCCAGCGACTTCTGAGCTCAGAGCCAGGCCCTGGGGTGCCTAGCCCTGTGGTGCTGAGTACCGTGCCAGCTGAGGCCTTCCTGGCAGTGCTGGAGTTTCTGTATACCAACAGTGCCAAGCTGCAACGCCACTCT CTGTGCCTGGAGTTTGTGGGGAAGGCGCTGGATGTGGAGCTGGTTTGCGAGGCCCTGCAG GTTGCTGTAACCTTTGGCCTGGAACAGCTGCAGGAGCGTTGTGTAGCTTTCATTGAGGCCCACAGCCAG GAGACCCTCCGGACCCGTGGTTTCCTGGAGCTGTCCGCGCCCGCGTTGCTGCCCCTGCTGCGTAGCGACAAGCTCTGTGTGGACGAGGCCGAGCTGGTCCTGGCGGCCCGGAGTTGGGCGCGCGTGGgcgcg GCGGTGCTAGAGCGGCCTGTGGCTGAGGTGGCGGCCCCGGTGGTGGGGGAGCTGAGACTGGCCTTGCTGGCTCCGGCAGAGCTGAGCGCCCTGGAAGAACAGAACCGGCGGGAGCCGCTCATCCCG GTGGAACAGATCGTGGAGGCGTGGAAGTGTCACGCTCTGCGGAGAGGGGATGCGGCCCGGGGCACCCCGTGCCGCCGCCGGAGGGGCACCCTGCCCCGGGAGCATCATCGCTTTTTGGATCTGCCCTTTAAGGGACCAGTGCCATGA
- the BTBD19 gene encoding BTB/POZ domain-containing protein 19 isoform X1 produces the protein METPGLVVYGEAAPFSTALRSLVNNPLYSDVRFVVGQERQEVFAHRCLLACRCNFFQRLLSSEPGPGVPSPVVLSTVPAEAFLAVLEFLYTNSAKLQRHSVLEVLTAAVEYGLEELRELCLEFVGKALDVELVCEALQVAVTFGLEQLQERCVAFIEAHSQETLRTRGFLELSAPALLPLLRSDKLCVDEAELVLAARSWARVGAAVLERPVAEVAAPVVGELRLALLAPAELSALEEQNRREPLIPVEQIVEAWKCHALRRGDAARGTPCRRRRGTLPREHHRFLDLPFKGPVP, from the exons ATGGAGACCCCAGGACTGGTTGTGTATGGGGAGGCTGCGCCTTTCTCCACAGCACTCCGGAGCCTCGTCAACAACCCCTTATACAG TGATGTTCGCTTTGTGGTCGGTCAAGAACGGCAGGAGGTGTTTGCCCACCGGTGCTTGCTGGCATGTAGATGCAACTTCTTCCAGCGACTTCTGAGCTCAGAGCCAGGCCCTGGGGTGCCTAGCCCTGTGGTGCTGAGTACCGTGCCAGCTGAGGCCTTCCTGGCAGTGCTGGAGTTTCTGTATACCAACAGTGCCAAGCTGCAACGCCACTCT GTGCTCGAGGTGTTGACAGCGGCTGTGGAGTATGGGCTGGAGGAACTTCGAGAG CTGTGCCTGGAGTTTGTGGGGAAGGCGCTGGATGTGGAGCTGGTTTGCGAGGCCCTGCAG GTTGCTGTAACCTTTGGCCTGGAACAGCTGCAGGAGCGTTGTGTAGCTTTCATTGAGGCCCACAGCCAG GAGACCCTCCGGACCCGTGGTTTCCTGGAGCTGTCCGCGCCCGCGTTGCTGCCCCTGCTGCGTAGCGACAAGCTCTGTGTGGACGAGGCCGAGCTGGTCCTGGCGGCCCGGAGTTGGGCGCGCGTGGgcgcg GCGGTGCTAGAGCGGCCTGTGGCTGAGGTGGCGGCCCCGGTGGTGGGGGAGCTGAGACTGGCCTTGCTGGCTCCGGCAGAGCTGAGCGCCCTGGAAGAACAGAACCGGCGGGAGCCGCTCATCCCG GTGGAACAGATCGTGGAGGCGTGGAAGTGTCACGCTCTGCGGAGAGGGGATGCGGCCCGGGGCACCCCGTGCCGCCGCCGGAGGGGCACCCTGCCCCGGGAGCATCATCGCTTTTTGGATCTGCCCTTTAAGGGACCAGTGCCATGA
- the DYNLT4 gene encoding dynein light chain Tctex-type 4, giving the protein MAGRPMPPGRQEDEAKDHGLKLSAARPLGHLPSIDETRPAGLGPASRRGSLLGPVLSFSRRNSLAGPSAGPGGRRPSLGPMPPLSSRVSFSGLPLAPARRMAPSYRTEPAPGERWETARAQQALEAALAAGLRDACYSGAEAGRLAQELCELVRMRLRELSPPRYKLVCSVVLGQRAGQGVRVVSRALWDVARDGLASAAVTNASLFAVATVHGLYCE; this is encoded by the coding sequence ATGGCTGGCAGGCCTATGCCCCCCGGACGCCAGGAGGACGAGGCCAAAGACCATGGACTGAAACTTTCAGCAGCGCGGCCTCTAGGCCACCTGCCTAGCATCGATGAAACCCGACCAGCTGGCCTGGGCCCGGCCTCCCGCCGTGGCTCCCTGCTAGGTCCGGTCTTGTCCTTTTCACGCCGCAACTCGCTGGCAGGGCCAAGTGCAGGCCCTGGGGGTCGACGCCCATCCCTGGGCCCCATGCCCCCTCTAAGCTCACGGGTCAGCTTCTCTGGCTTGCCCCTGGCGCCCGCCCGCCGGATGGCGCCCTCGTACCGCACGGAGCCGGCGCCAGGGGAGCGCTGGGAGACCGCGCGCGCGCAGCAGGCCCTGGAGGCTGCGCTGGCCGCGGGACTGCGGGACGCGTGCTACTCGGGCGCAGAGGCCGGGCGGCTGGCGCAGGAGCTGTGCGAGCTGGTGCGCATGCGCCTGCGCGAGCTCAGCCCGCCGCGCTACAAGCTGGTGTGCAGCGTGGTGCTGGGGCAGCGCGCCGGCCAGGGCGTCCGCGTGGTCAGCCGCGCGCTCTGGGACGTAGCGCGCGACGGGTTGGCCTCGGCTGCCGTCACCAACGCCTCGCTCTTTGCCGTGGCCACGGTCCACGGACTCTACTGCGAGTGA
- the PLK3 gene encoding serine/threonine-protein kinase PLK3 — MEPAAGFLSPRPFPRAAAPPAPPAGPGPPGSPKPGSEPEVLAETPAPEPGRLITDPRSGRTYFKGRLLGKGGFARCYEATDTETGSAYAVKVISQSRITKPHQREKILNEIELHRGLQHRHIVRFSHHFEDADNIYIFLELCSRKSLAHIWKARHTLLEPEVRYYLRQILSGLKYLHQRGILHRDLKLGNFFITENMELKMGDFGLATRLEPPEHRKKTICGTPNYVAPEVLQRQGHGPEADVWSLGCVMYTLLCGSPPFETVDLKETYRCIKQVHYTLPASLSLPARQLLAAILRASPQDRPSIDQILRHDFFTKGYTPDRLPVSSCVTVPDLTPLNPARILFVKVTKSLFGRKKNKNKNHPEERDEVSCLVNGLTRTSIGHQDARPEAPAASGPAPLSLVETAPEDSSPRGTLASSGDGFEEGLTVATVVESALCALRNCLAFMPPAEQNPAPLAQPEPLVWVSKWVDYSNKFGFGYQLSSRRVAVLFNNGTHMALSANRKTVHYNPTNTKHFSFSVGAVPRALQPQLGVLKYFASYMEQRLMKGGDLPSVEEVEVPVPPLLLQWVKTDQALLMLFSDGTIQVNFYGDHTKLILSGWEPLLVTFVARNRSACTYLASHLQQLGCSPDLRQRLHYALRLLRDRCPV, encoded by the exons ATGGAGCCGGCGGCCGGCTTCCTGTCCCCGCGACCCTTCCCGCGTGCGGCCGCCCCGCCAGCGCCCCCAGCCGGACCCGGGCCGCCTGGAAGTCCCAAGCCTGGATCTGAGCCAGAGGTGCTGGCCGAGACTCCGGCACCGGAGCCTGGGCGCCTCATCACCGACCCGCGGAGCGGCCGCACCTACTTCAAAGGCCGCCTGTTGGGCAAG GGGGGCTTTGCCCGCTGCTATGAGGCCACTGACACAGAGACCGGCAGTGCCTACGCGGTCAAAGTCATCTCGCAGAGCCGCATTACCAAGCCGCATCAGCGTGAGAAG ATCCTAAACGAGATTGAGCTGCACCGCGGCCTGCAGCACCGCCACATCGTGCGTTTCTCGCACCACTTTGAGGATGCTGACAACATATACATTTTCCTGGAGCTCTGCAGCCGAAAG TCCCTGGCCCACATCTGGAAGGCCCGGCACACCCTGTTGGAGCCAGAGGTGCGCTACTACCTTCGGCAGATCCTTTCCGGACTCAAGTACTTGCACCAGCGGGGCATCTTGCACCGGGACCTCAAGCTAG GAAATTTTTTTATCACTGAGAACATGGAACTGAAGATGGGCGATTTTGGACTGGCAACCCGGTTGGAGCCCCCAGAGCATAGGAAGAA GACCATCTGTGGTACCCCCAACTATGTGGCCCCAGAAGTGCTGCAGAGACAGGGCCATGGCCCGGAGGCAGATGTGTGGTCCCTGGGCTGTGTCAT GTACACGCTGCTATGTGGGAGCCCCCCCTTTGAGACCGTTGACCTGAAGGAGACGTACCGCTGCATCAAGCAGGTTCACTACACGCTGCCTGCCAGCCTCTCACTGCCTGCCCGGCAGCTCCTGGCTGCCATCCTTCGAGCTTCACCCCAAGACCGCCCCTCAATTGACCAGATCCTGCGCCATGACTTCTTTACCAAG GGCTACACCCCGGACCGGCTCCCTGTCAGCAGCTGTGTGACAGTCCCAGACCTGACACCCCTTAACCCAGCTAGGATTCTGTTTGTCAAAGTTACCAAGAGCCTCTTtgggagaaagaagaacaaga ATAAGAACCATCCAGAGGAGCGGGACGAGGTCTCCTGTTTGGTGAATGGCCTCACTCGGACGTCCATTGGCCATCAGGATGCCAGGCCCGAG GCTCCAGCAGCTTCAGGTCCAGCCCCCCTCAGCCTGGTAGAGACAGCACCAGAAGACAGTTCACCCCGTGGGACACTGGCAAGCAGTGGAGATG GGTTTGAAGAAGGTCTGACTGTGGCCACAGTGGTGGAGTCAGCCCTCTGTGCTCTGAGAAACTGCCTGGCCTTCATGCCCCCAG CTGAACAGAACCCAGCTCCCCTGGCACAACCAGAACCTCTAGTGTGGGTCAGCAAGTGGGTTGACTACTCCaacaagtttggctttgggtATCAACTGTCCAGCCGCCGTGTGGCTGTGCTCTTCAACAATGGCACACACATGGCCCTGTCGGCCAACAGAAA GACTGTGCACTACAACCCCACCAACACTAAGCACTTCTCCTTCTCTGTGGGTGCCGTGCCTCGGGCTCTGCAGCCTCAGCTGGGTGTCCTGAAGTATTTCGCCTCCTACATGGAGCAGCGCCTAATGAAG GGTGGAGATCTGCCCAGTGTGGAAGAGGTGGAGGTACCTGTGCCCCCACTCCTGCTGCAATGGGTCAAGACCGATCAGGCCCTACTCATGCTCTTTAGTGATGGCACCATCCAG GTGAACTTCTACGGAGACCACACCAAGCTGATCCTCAGTGGCTGGGAGCCCCTCCTTGTGACTTTCGTGGCCCGCAATCGCAGTGCTTGTACTTACCTCGCTTCCCACCTTCAGCAGCTGGGCTGCTCTCCAGATCTGCGGCAGCGGCTTCACTATGCTCTGCGCCTGCTCCGGGACCGCTGCCCCGTCTAG